The Crocinitomicaceae bacterium genome includes a region encoding these proteins:
- a CDS encoding DUF4920 domain-containing protein produces MKKIMLSLPVVLALGFSSCCGCDHHTSEDNHTTDSTHAVHDEHEEEESTIAFDGVDRGEYTLYGHTDITADGFATVTEMFTEMESTGAFNRKVKVSIQDVCQQAGCWITFDDEQGGAIRVFFRDHFTIPIETPSGTEAILLGALQIDTLSVDFQKHLLDDAAAAGEEVSQEEYDAITEDKIEKTFDCESILVKKQH; encoded by the coding sequence ATGAAAAAAATTATGCTTTCTCTGCCGGTTGTCCTTGCTTTGGGATTCTCCTCATGTTGTGGATGTGATCACCACACTTCAGAAGATAATCATACAACTGACAGCACACATGCCGTACATGACGAACACGAAGAAGAAGAATCAACCATTGCATTTGACGGAGTAGACCGCGGAGAGTATACCCTATATGGTCATACCGATATTACTGCAGATGGATTTGCTACCGTGACTGAAATGTTCACTGAAATGGAATCAACCGGTGCGTTCAATAGAAAGGTAAAAGTATCTATTCAGGATGTTTGCCAACAAGCAGGTTGCTGGATTACATTTGATGATGAACAAGGTGGCGCCATTCGCGTTTTCTTCCGTGATCACTTTACTATTCCAATTGAAACTCCATCAGGTACTGAAGCTATTCTATTAGGCGCACTGCAAATTGATACACTCAGCGTAGATTTTCAAAAACACTTGCTTGATGATGCAGCCGCTGCCGGTGAAGAAGTTTCACAAGAGGAGTACGATGCAATCACTGAAGATAAAATTGAAAAAACTTTTGACTGCGAATCTATTTTGGTTAAGAAACAGCATTGA
- a CDS encoding trypsin-like peptidase domain-containing protein, translating to MADFEKNIDRFDAYYQHEMSAEQRVLFEKELAENSALNQEWNNYKKFIADIKLAAEYDDFTSFIQTLNKKPTAKKSLIFKPAFYWPIVGIAATLAILFTVVNPFSDLKNESTAGNDYQKLVYTQPTATQADSDDYANESAVSENATDSITLMASAKKLEIHSGDPAGTAFLISNEGYFITAYHVVEHAELPVLQNKDLNLTFETSVIWSDSASDMAILKCHDDLTSHFNPVPFKFIRKNISLGEDVFTLGYPKKDIVYTAGVISSETGYHSDTTTFEVSLPSNPGYSGAPLFTRDGDLAGLITANNSKKQAVTYVLKYTVIQRQLKSAETVDGIVISMASNFTKRYKKHADLIQAYRPFIFEVHL from the coding sequence ATGGCTGATTTTGAAAAAAATATAGACCGGTTTGATGCCTATTACCAGCATGAGATGTCTGCTGAGCAACGCGTATTATTTGAAAAAGAACTTGCTGAAAACTCCGCTCTAAATCAAGAATGGAACAATTACAAAAAATTTATTGCCGATATCAAACTTGCTGCTGAGTATGATGACTTCACTTCTTTCATCCAAACACTAAACAAAAAACCTACAGCTAAAAAGTCTCTGATTTTTAAACCCGCATTTTATTGGCCCATTGTTGGCATTGCGGCAACTTTGGCTATTTTATTCACGGTAGTAAATCCATTCAGTGATTTAAAAAATGAATCAACCGCAGGGAATGATTACCAGAAATTAGTGTATACTCAGCCAACCGCCACACAAGCTGACTCGGATGATTATGCAAATGAAAGTGCTGTTTCAGAAAACGCAACTGATTCAATAACGCTCATGGCCTCGGCTAAAAAACTTGAGATACATTCCGGTGATCCGGCAGGTACTGCTTTTTTGATCTCCAATGAAGGATATTTTATTACTGCATATCATGTAGTTGAACATGCTGAATTACCTGTGCTGCAAAATAAAGATCTCAACCTGACTTTTGAAACAAGTGTTATTTGGTCAGACAGTGCCTCTGATATGGCCATCTTAAAATGTCATGATGATTTGACCAGTCATTTTAATCCGGTGCCTTTCAAGTTTATTAGAAAAAATATTTCATTGGGTGAAGACGTGTTTACCCTGGGCTATCCAAAAAAAGACATCGTATATACTGCCGGTGTAATAAGTTCAGAAACGGGTTATCATTCTGACACTACCACGTTTGAAGTGAGTCTGCCATCAAATCCGGGTTACAGCGGCGCACCCTTATTCACCCGAGATGGTGACCTGGCCGGCCTTATCACGGCCAACAACAGTAAAAAACAAGCAGTGACCTATGTTTTGAAATACACCGTTATTCAGAGACAACTAAAATCAGCTGAAACCGTTGATGGTATTGTCATTTCCATGGCATCTAACTTCACAAAACGATACAAGAAACATGCAGACCTGATACAAGCGTATCGACCTTTCATTTTTGAGGTTCATCTGTAA
- a CDS encoding carboxypeptidase-like regulatory domain-containing protein, whose amino-acid sequence MKLLRTFLFGFLFLAMNAYGQSIEGTVKDADGNPVPYVKVYAINFTNVGAVTNENGEFFFGCDFGNYDLLFKCVGFEDFKVNVTVATQTPTQVHVVMLQKDNQLDEVNVSEKKKNLGWEIVQHVIDNKKNFADQYEGYTCSVYIKGVETFDVKEKKPKEEEEDDGQPKDLFEEQKDEIKNQIEGEKSRLNMVEIGLTMHVQMPNKIKEIRNAYQTIGKPDQVYFQSTVNGEFNFYKGLIRKDDLHTSPIVSPLHPSGILSYKYKLVDIITEGNDTIYKIEIGARDYGTSTMEGHLYIKKHEWVLTKIDVKLHKGNLKIYDNFRIIQEYEQIDSIWVVSKQIFEYDTKYGKETVHGTTTVVYTDYIFNPDFPEKFFNNELGSTVEGAYERDSTFWEDVRPIPLTEEELRKKFVQDSLTAIYTRKEYLDSVDAVFNKITFLKVLYFGVTHRNRDKKTQWYLSSLADFWEPIGVGGMRIGPGFDYFKKWENQQWMDLGGDITIGFNNWDPRGRFRFSHMFNPKKFSSYMVWGSRDVDMVNSYTAYMQSIKRSNFYLNQQGGAYARTELVNGLFLSGGFRFEHRSSLDSLKFSHLFDDQLENDLPISFDPYNAVRSSVTLSYTPFQKYISEPYRKVILGSRWPTITLYWEKGWNGLLKSVVDFDYISLSIDQEIQIGTLGESYYVLRGGSFINQDSVFYFDRKFFRESDDGFFRFLLSNPLYSFQNLDSSYETENWYAEFHYIHHFNGALINKIPFMKKTGIKELVGGGFIFLPEHDNYFYTELYFGLERTFKIARQRLRIGGYVIFSVANNAFALPDESKPKNMQFKISFDVMDERDLKFNF is encoded by the coding sequence GTGAAATTACTGCGGACATTCTTATTCGGTTTTCTGTTTTTGGCAATGAATGCTTATGGACAGAGCATTGAGGGCACCGTAAAAGATGCCGACGGAAACCCTGTACCGTATGTAAAGGTTTATGCAATCAATTTCACTAACGTAGGTGCAGTTACCAATGAGAACGGTGAATTCTTTTTTGGCTGTGATTTTGGAAATTATGACTTGCTTTTTAAATGCGTAGGGTTTGAAGATTTTAAAGTGAACGTAACGGTTGCTACACAAACGCCAACACAGGTTCATGTGGTCATGTTACAAAAAGATAATCAGTTGGACGAAGTCAACGTATCAGAGAAGAAAAAAAATCTGGGCTGGGAAATTGTTCAACATGTGATTGACAACAAGAAAAATTTTGCTGATCAATATGAGGGTTATACCTGCAGCGTTTACATTAAGGGAGTTGAAACATTTGATGTAAAAGAAAAAAAACCAAAAGAAGAAGAGGAAGATGACGGGCAACCAAAAGATTTGTTTGAAGAACAAAAAGACGAAATTAAAAATCAGATTGAGGGAGAGAAAAGCCGATTGAACATGGTCGAAATAGGTTTGACCATGCATGTTCAAATGCCGAATAAAATCAAAGAAATTCGCAATGCGTATCAAACCATTGGCAAACCTGATCAAGTCTATTTTCAATCTACCGTAAACGGCGAATTCAATTTCTACAAAGGATTGATCAGAAAAGATGATTTGCATACTTCACCTATTGTGTCGCCATTGCATCCATCAGGCATTCTTTCATACAAATACAAATTGGTAGATATTATCACAGAAGGGAATGATACCATTTACAAAATTGAAATTGGTGCGCGTGATTATGGTACCTCAACTATGGAAGGACATCTGTACATAAAAAAACATGAATGGGTGCTCACCAAAATTGACGTGAAATTGCACAAAGGCAATCTGAAAATTTATGATAATTTCAGAATCATTCAAGAGTATGAACAGATTGATTCTATATGGGTAGTCAGTAAGCAAATATTTGAATACGATACAAAATACGGGAAAGAAACGGTTCATGGAACAACAACGGTTGTTTACACTGATTACATTTTTAATCCTGATTTTCCGGAGAAATTTTTTAATAATGAATTAGGATCAACAGTTGAAGGAGCCTATGAAAGAGATAGTACATTCTGGGAAGATGTGCGCCCAATTCCTTTAACAGAAGAAGAGTTAAGAAAAAAATTTGTACAAGATTCACTCACGGCAATTTATACTCGCAAAGAATATCTTGACTCAGTAGATGCAGTATTCAATAAAATCACTTTTTTGAAAGTACTTTATTTTGGAGTGACACATAGAAATAGAGACAAGAAAACTCAATGGTATTTATCATCCCTTGCTGATTTTTGGGAACCCATTGGTGTTGGCGGAATGCGCATTGGGCCGGGCTTTGACTATTTCAAGAAATGGGAAAATCAACAGTGGATGGATCTCGGTGGTGATATTACCATTGGTTTCAATAATTGGGATCCGCGCGGACGCTTTAGGTTTAGTCACATGTTTAATCCTAAAAAGTTCAGCAGCTACATGGTTTGGGGGTCGCGTGATGTAGATATGGTGAACAGTTATACCGCCTATATGCAATCAATTAAACGCTCAAATTTTTATCTCAATCAACAAGGCGGTGCATACGCGCGAACAGAATTAGTGAATGGATTATTTTTGAGTGGCGGTTTCAGGTTTGAACACCGTTCATCTTTAGATAGTCTTAAATTTAGTCACCTCTTTGATGATCAACTTGAAAATGATTTGCCCATTTCTTTTGATCCATACAATGCTGTCAGATCATCCGTGACCTTGAGTTATACTCCATTTCAAAAATACATCTCTGAACCATACAGAAAAGTTATTCTGGGCAGTCGTTGGCCAACTATTACTTTGTATTGGGAAAAAGGTTGGAATGGTTTACTTAAATCTGTAGTTGATTTTGATTACATCAGTTTAAGTATTGATCAAGAAATTCAAATAGGCACTTTGGGTGAATCATACTACGTGCTCAGAGGTGGCTCATTTATAAATCAAGACAGTGTTTTTTATTTTGATCGTAAATTTTTCAGAGAATCAGATGATGGCTTCTTCAGATTTTTGTTGAGTAATCCGCTATACTCGTTTCAAAATCTTGACAGTAGCTATGAAACTGAAAACTGGTATGCTGAGTTTCACTACATTCATCACTTCAACGGGGCATTGATCAATAAAATTCCGTTTATGAAAAAAACAGGGATAAAAGAATTAGTTGGCGGCGGATTCATCTTCTTACCTGAACATGACAACTACTTTTACACAGAGTTGTACTTTGGTTTAGAACGCACGTTCAAAATTGCGCGGCAACGATTGCGCATAGGAGGTTATGTAATTTTCTCGGTAGCAAATAATGCCTTTGCTCTGCCTGATGAAAGCAAGCCTAAAAACATGCAATTCAAAATTTCATTTGATGTGATGGATGAGCGAGATCTGAAATTCAATTTCTAA
- a CDS encoding VWA domain-containing protein: protein MKTKWITISAGLILVMNMISCGGQGSYTKDEAGYYENTPVENSTYVSATEPDATSAQKIEAPTDDFSDVAMNTEEYAYMPENDFLSPLNNPLSTFSIDVDNASYTNVRRMLNDSQKPPVDAVRSEEFINYFDYNYPVPAKEDVFSVYTEVGDCPWNENNKLVHIGLQGYTIATEDLPASNLVFLLDVSGSMNDENKLPLLKKSFKMLVDQLTEKDKVSIVTYAGEERVVMEGASCSEANKNEIKFAIDNLSAGGSTNGEGGINKAYDIAVKNLLTKGNNRVILATDGDFNMGQSSDGELTRLIEEKRDQGVYLTILGFGMGNYKDSKMESLADNGNGNYFYIDDISESNRVLVTNLAGTLFTIAKDVKIQVEFNPEYVAEYRLIGYENRLMNAEDFEDDKKDAGELGAGHTVTAIYEIVPGKAKQTDLKYQQKNSKSSGDLATIKLRYKKPNEDTSILKEVVINKNTLNAWEKCSDTFRFSVAVAGFSLLLRESKYIGDFTFDDVLQITKSCNLNDQLDRIEFTGLVNKAKLLFQN from the coding sequence ATGAAAACAAAATGGATAACAATTAGCGCGGGATTAATACTTGTCATGAACATGATTTCCTGCGGTGGGCAAGGTTCATATACCAAAGATGAAGCGGGGTATTATGAGAACACGCCCGTTGAAAATTCTACTTACGTGTCAGCCACAGAACCTGATGCAACGTCAGCACAAAAAATTGAAGCGCCAACAGATGATTTCAGTGATGTAGCAATGAATACGGAGGAATATGCCTACATGCCTGAAAATGATTTTTTATCTCCGTTGAATAATCCTTTGTCAACTTTTTCAATTGATGTAGATAATGCAAGTTACACCAACGTGCGCCGGATGCTCAATGATAGTCAGAAACCTCCGGTTGACGCCGTTCGTTCTGAAGAGTTTATCAATTACTTTGATTACAACTATCCTGTGCCTGCAAAAGAAGATGTATTTTCTGTTTATACTGAAGTAGGGGATTGCCCATGGAACGAAAACAATAAATTAGTTCATATTGGTTTGCAGGGTTACACCATTGCAACAGAAGATTTGCCGGCATCAAATCTTGTTTTTCTTTTAGATGTTTCGGGTTCTATGAATGATGAAAATAAATTGCCTCTCTTGAAAAAATCATTCAAAATGTTGGTTGATCAACTCACTGAAAAAGATAAAGTTTCTATTGTAACTTATGCCGGTGAAGAAAGAGTGGTGATGGAAGGTGCAAGTTGCAGTGAGGCAAATAAAAATGAGATAAAATTTGCAATTGATAATTTATCAGCAGGTGGTTCAACCAATGGTGAAGGAGGAATAAACAAGGCTTATGACATTGCCGTAAAAAATCTTCTTACGAAAGGAAACAACAGAGTAATTCTTGCTACTGACGGAGACTTTAATATGGGGCAGTCATCTGACGGGGAATTGACAAGATTAATTGAAGAAAAAAGAGATCAGGGTGTTTATCTTACCATTCTTGGATTTGGAATGGGCAACTACAAAGATTCAAAAATGGAATCATTGGCAGATAATGGCAATGGAAATTACTTTTACATTGATGATATTTCAGAGAGCAACCGCGTGTTGGTTACAAATCTTGCTGGTACTTTATTTACCATTGCAAAGGATGTAAAAATTCAAGTTGAATTTAATCCTGAATATGTGGCTGAATATCGTTTGATTGGTTATGAAAATCGTCTGATGAATGCTGAAGATTTTGAAGATGATAAAAAAGATGCCGGTGAACTTGGTGCAGGACACACGGTAACCGCTATCTATGAAATTGTACCCGGCAAAGCAAAACAAACAGATTTAAAGTATCAGCAAAAAAATTCCAAATCATCAGGTGATCTAGCCACGATCAAATTGCGCTATAAAAAACCGAATGAAGATACCAGCATTTTGAAAGAAGTGGTCATCAATAAAAACACACTCAATGCATGGGAAAAATGCAGTGATACATTCCGCTTCTCAGTTGCAGTTGCAGGATTTTCACTCTTGCTCCGCGAATCAAAATACATCGGTGACTTTACGTTTGATGATGTACTTCAAATCACCAAATCATGCAACCTCAACGATCAATTAGATCGCATTGAATTTACCGGATTAGTGAACAAAGCTAAATTGTTATTCCAGAATTAA
- a CDS encoding sigma-70 family RNA polymerase sigma factor produces the protein MSSENNVDQTVLHQIRMRDKTVMTSIYTETYPMVLKHVSNHQGTVDDAKDILQDAFFIFIKKAEEADFLLTSKVSTYLVGISKNLWLKKSGRVKINSSIYLEENGFNDHAVEEDEQDFLLNRTKQLSLALSNLGEPCRGVLVSYYYQKKNMQEIADEYHYTNAENAKNQKYKCLQRLKKLFYPHG, from the coding sequence ATGAGCAGTGAAAACAATGTTGATCAAACGGTGCTGCACCAGATTCGCATGCGTGATAAAACTGTAATGACAAGTATTTATACTGAAACGTATCCCATGGTATTAAAACATGTATCAAACCATCAAGGCACAGTAGATGATGCAAAAGATATTTTGCAGGATGCTTTCTTTATTTTTATCAAAAAGGCAGAAGAAGCAGACTTTTTACTCACTTCTAAAGTAAGTACCTACCTGGTTGGCATTTCAAAAAATCTCTGGTTAAAAAAATCAGGACGAGTTAAAATAAATTCATCTATTTATCTTGAAGAAAATGGATTCAATGATCATGCAGTTGAAGAAGATGAGCAAGATTTTTTACTCAACCGCACAAAACAACTCAGCCTTGCGCTCAGCAATTTAGGTGAGCCATGCCGCGGCGTGTTGGTATCCTATTATTACCAGAAAAAAAACATGCAGGAAATTGCCGATGAGTATCACTACACCAATGCAGAAAATGCAAAAAATCAAAAATACAAATGTTTGCAAAGGCTGAAAAAATTGTTCTATCCGCATGGCTGA